One part of the Haliotis asinina isolate JCU_RB_2024 chromosome 2, JCU_Hal_asi_v2, whole genome shotgun sequence genome encodes these proteins:
- the LOC137274606 gene encoding tripartite motif-containing protein 3-like, which yields MAEQHLIESHFHCPICKNVFDRPKAIPCLHTFCLDCLESYVARNGNDGRFPCPVCRQTIYIPSGGVWSFPDNDLILHLRVREAASVPYGNGEMATLPVDQPPTYQTLYGDKAFDWETSDVFVVNNLQSMAVFINKFAGHGTGPEDFTHVSGLAVNPLNDNIIVTDCSLNKVAIFNVKGDFISSFYTDCSIRDVCVTNFNTLLVSVSRSGSALLREYTMDGQLIAAFGSFYKYDNPCGISLDITQKVVVTSLEKNTVHVLTDQKKPCTNFGSKGSGHNHFIQPSYVTVNHRNEIVVSDTGNHRIKIHEMNGQFIRQIGSQGHVYGQLFYPMGLCIDRCDNIYVADANNYRVQVFTAEGDFLACPVQKTFEVGVDVKPTNVVISRNRLVVALRGSRQSEVRLYKWDVPLLHVKSSTYQLGSACCLFTCCIKSDYEEI from the coding sequence ATGGCGGAACAACACCTCATAGAATCTCATTTCCACTGTCCGATATGTAAAAACGTTTTCGACCGCCCCAAAGCCATACCATGTCTCCACACGTTTTGTCTCGATTGCCTCGAAAGCTACGTTGCCAGGAACGGCAACGACGGGCGTTTTCCATGTCCAGTTTGTCGACAGACCATCTATATCCCATCAGGGGGCGTATGGAGTTTCCCGGACAATGATCTAATTCTTCATCTTCGAGTTCGAGAAGCTGCGTCGGTGCCATACGGTAATGGAGAGATGGCAACACTGCCCGTCGATCAACCCCCGACCTACCAGACTCTGTACGGAGACAAGGCATTTGACTGGGAAACCAGTGACGTGTTTGTTGTCAACAACCTTCAGTCAATGGCAGTGTTTATAAACAAATTTGCTGGGCACGGCACTGGCCCGGAGGATTTTACGCACGTTTCAGGACTGGCCGTGAATCCTTTGAACGACAACATCATCGTCACGGATTGCAGCTTAAACAAGGTGGCAATCTTCAACGTCAAAGGCGATTTCATCTCCAGTTTCTATACTGACTGCTCAATTCGGGATGTTTGTGTTACAAATTTTAACACTCTGCTTGTGTCAGTCAGCCGTTCTGGGTCAGCTTTACTAAGGGAATATACTATGGATGGGCAGTTGATAGCAGCATTTGGAAGCTTCTACAAGTACGATAATCCATGTGGAATTTCACTGGACATCACTCAGAAGGTTGTAGTTACCAGTCTTGAGAAGAACACTGTGCATGTTCTGACTGATCAAAAGAAGCCCTGCACCAACTTTGGCTCAAAAGGCTCTGGCCACAACCATTTTATTCAGCCGTCTTATGTCACAGTTAACCACAGAAATGAAATAGTTGTGTCTGACACTGGCAATCACAGAATCAAGATTCATGAAATGAATGGTCAGTTTATTCGTCAGATAGGGTCACAGGGCCATGTGTATGGCCAGTTGTTTTATCCAATGGGGCTGTGTATTGACCGATGTGACAACATCTACGTTGCTGATGCCAATAACTACAGAGTTCAAGTATTTACAGCTGAAGGTGATTTTCTCGCGTGTCCGGTTCAAAAGACTTTTGAAGTTGGAGTCGATGTGAAACCAACCAATGTGGTTATATCCCGAAATCGACTAGTGGTTGCACTGAGAGGTTCCAGGCAGTCAGAGGTTCGCTTGTATAAATGGGATGTTCCTCTACTCCATGTGAAATCGTCTACCTACCAGTTGGGATCAGCTTGTTGTCTTTTTACATGCTGTATAAAGTCAGACTATGAAGAAATATAA